From the genome of Bradyrhizobium elkanii USDA 76, one region includes:
- the pyk gene encoding pyruvate kinase: MRRLRRIKILATLGPASSDSAMIRKLFEAGADVFRINMSHTPHDKMRELVKTIRNVESSYGRPIGILVDLQGPKLRVGAFAEGATQLKNGQSFILDSDKTPGDNSRVQLPHPEILAALRPGHALLLDDGKVRLIAEETSPERAVTRVVIGGKMSDRKGVSLPDTDLPVSAMTAKDRADLEAALPEGIDWVALSFVQRAEDVIEAKKMIRGRAAVMAKIEKPQAIDRLADIIEASDALMVARGDLGVELPLERVPSLQKQMIRMARRAGRPVVVATQMLESMIQAPVPTRAEVSDVATAVYEGADAIMLSAESAAGKFPVEAVSTMNRIGEEVERDPTYRNVINAQRVDPEATVGDAIADAARQIAETLDLSAIICWTSSGSTAIRVARERPKVPVVAITPNLVTGRKLSVVWGVHCVVAEDAHDLDDMVDRAGSIAFRDGFAKAGQRVIIVAGVPLRAPGTTNMLRIASVGPRGDAQL; this comes from the coding sequence ATGAGACGACTGCGTCGAATCAAGATCCTCGCAACACTCGGCCCGGCCTCCTCAGACAGCGCGATGATCCGCAAGCTGTTCGAGGCGGGCGCCGACGTCTTCCGCATCAACATGAGCCATACCCCGCATGACAAGATGCGGGAGCTGGTCAAGACCATCCGCAATGTCGAATCGAGCTACGGCCGGCCGATCGGCATCCTGGTCGACCTGCAAGGACCGAAGCTGCGGGTTGGCGCGTTCGCGGAAGGCGCGACCCAGCTCAAGAACGGCCAGAGCTTCATTCTGGATTCCGACAAGACGCCGGGCGACAACAGCCGCGTCCAGCTTCCGCATCCGGAGATCCTTGCCGCGCTCCGCCCGGGCCATGCGCTGTTGCTCGACGACGGCAAGGTGCGGCTGATCGCCGAGGAAACCTCGCCCGAGCGCGCGGTCACGCGCGTCGTGATCGGCGGCAAGATGTCGGACCGCAAGGGCGTCAGCCTGCCCGATACCGATCTGCCGGTGTCGGCGATGACCGCAAAGGACCGCGCCGACCTGGAAGCCGCGCTGCCGGAGGGGATCGACTGGGTCGCGCTGTCCTTCGTGCAGCGCGCCGAGGACGTGATCGAGGCCAAGAAGATGATCCGCGGCCGCGCCGCCGTGATGGCCAAGATCGAGAAGCCGCAGGCGATCGACCGTCTCGCCGACATCATCGAAGCATCGGACGCGCTGATGGTGGCCCGCGGCGATCTCGGCGTCGAACTGCCGCTGGAGCGGGTGCCGAGCCTGCAGAAGCAGATGATCCGGATGGCGCGCCGCGCCGGCAGGCCGGTGGTGGTCGCGACCCAGATGCTGGAATCGATGATCCAGGCGCCGGTGCCGACGCGCGCCGAAGTCTCCGACGTCGCCACCGCCGTCTACGAAGGCGCCGACGCCATCATGCTGTCGGCGGAATCCGCCGCCGGCAAATTCCCGGTGGAGGCGGTCTCGACCATGAACCGCATCGGCGAGGAAGTGGAGCGCGACCCGACCTATCGCAACGTGATCAACGCGCAGCGCGTCGATCCTGAAGCGACGGTGGGTGACGCCATTGCCGACGCCGCGCGGCAGATCGCCGAGACGCTCGACCTGTCGGCGATCATCTGCTGGACGTCGTCAGGCTCGACCGCGATCCGAGTGGCGCGCGAGCGCCCGAAGGTGCCGGTGGTTGCGATCACGCCGAACCTCGTCACCGGCCGAAAGCTGTCGGTGGTGTGGGGCGTGCACTGCGTGGTCGCCGAGGACGCGCACGATCTCGACGACATGGTCGACCGCGCCGGCTCGATTGCGTTCCGCGACGGTTTTGCCAAGGCCGGCCAGCGCGTCATCATCGTTGCCGGCGTGCCGCTGCGCGCGCCCGGCACCACCAACATGCTGCGCATCGCCTCGGTCGGCCCGAGGGGCGACGCGCAGCTCTAG
- a CDS encoding DUF1244 domain-containing protein yields MSIDDKTRTELEAAVFRRLVSHLRNRTDVQNIDLMNLAGFCRNCLSNWMKEEADAKGLAVSKDESREAVYGMPYEEWKAKHQGSATPEQLAAMKKAQSGH; encoded by the coding sequence ATGAGCATTGACGACAAAACCAGAACGGAACTCGAGGCCGCGGTCTTCCGGCGTCTCGTCAGTCACCTGCGCAACCGCACCGATGTGCAAAACATCGATCTGATGAACCTCGCCGGCTTCTGCCGCAACTGCCTGTCCAACTGGATGAAGGAAGAGGCCGACGCCAAGGGCCTTGCCGTGAGCAAGGACGAGAGCCGTGAGGCGGTCTACGGCATGCCGTATGAGGAATGGAAGGCGAAGCATCAGGGCAGCGCGACGCCGGAGCAGCTCGCGGCGATGAAGAAGGCCCAAAGCGGGCATTGA
- a CDS encoding TetR/AcrR family transcriptional regulator, translating into MVYRRTHQVVKRLAARRSAILSAARDAAAAGGMAAVQIAPVAVRANVAAGTVYRYFPSKAELISELITEVSRDELTAIRRAADAAPGPSSALAAAVTTIAVHVLSQRKLAWGILAEPVDVDVTASRLASRRDISGELAMRIDAAVRAGHLPAQDTALAATALLGALHEALVGPLAPANLDDPIKLRDAVQTVTLLALRAVGVMDARARGLVVQATTPAKALVGA; encoded by the coding sequence ATGGTTTACCGGCGAACTCATCAGGTCGTGAAACGGCTGGCCGCGCGGCGCAGCGCCATCCTGTCGGCTGCGCGGGACGCGGCGGCGGCGGGCGGCATGGCGGCGGTCCAGATCGCACCCGTCGCGGTGCGGGCCAATGTCGCCGCCGGAACGGTCTACCGCTATTTTCCGTCGAAGGCCGAGTTGATCTCGGAACTGATCACGGAAGTCTCGCGCGACGAGCTCACGGCGATCCGGCGCGCCGCCGATGCCGCGCCAGGGCCGTCATCGGCGCTCGCCGCCGCGGTGACGACGATTGCGGTTCACGTGCTGTCGCAACGCAAGCTCGCCTGGGGCATTTTAGCCGAGCCGGTCGACGTCGACGTCACCGCCTCGCGCCTTGCCAGCCGCCGCGATATTTCCGGCGAGCTGGCCATGCGCATCGATGCCGCCGTGCGCGCCGGCCATCTGCCGGCGCAGGATACGGCGCTGGCCGCCACCGCCTTGCTCGGCGCGCTGCACGAGGCGCTGGTCGGCCCGCTGGCGCCGGCCAATCTCGACGATCCGATCAAGCTGCGTGACGCGGTGCAGACCGTGACGCTGCTCGCGCTGCGCGCGGTCGGTGTGATGGACGCACGCGCGCGTGGCCTCGTGGTGCAGGCAACGACTCCGGCCAAGGCGCTGGTCGGCGCCTGA
- a CDS encoding OsmC family protein, producing MTTTHGSAKWQGGIKDGKGAISTKSGALSDYPYGFASRFEGKPGSNPEELIGAAHAACFTMALSLILGEAKLTAEHMETKADVTLEKVADGFAITAVHLTLSAKIPGADNATFQELAGKAKAGCPVSKLLNTKITLDASLQG from the coding sequence ATGACGACGACCCATGGCTCGGCCAAATGGCAGGGCGGCATCAAGGACGGCAAGGGCGCGATCTCGACCAAGAGCGGCGCGCTCTCGGATTACCCCTACGGCTTCGCCAGCCGCTTCGAGGGCAAACCGGGTTCGAACCCGGAGGAGCTGATCGGCGCGGCGCATGCCGCCTGCTTCACGATGGCGCTGTCGCTGATCCTGGGCGAAGCCAAGCTCACGGCGGAGCATATGGAGACCAAGGCCGATGTGACCCTGGAGAAGGTCGCCGACGGCTTTGCCATCACCGCGGTGCACTTGACGCTGTCGGCGAAGATCCCGGGCGCCGACAACGCGACGTTCCAGGAACTGGCCGGCAAGGCGAAGGCCGGATGTCCGGTGTCGAAGCTGCTCAACACCAAGATCACGCTCGACGCGTCGTTGCAGGGCTGA
- a CDS encoding DUF2312 domain-containing protein, with product MATTSAAVKEEPATRFAKDQLKSIIERIERLEEEKKTISDDIRDVYAESKGNGFDVKALRAIIRLRKQDPNERQEQETILETYMQALGML from the coding sequence ATGGCCACCACGTCTGCCGCCGTCAAGGAAGAGCCCGCAACGCGATTTGCCAAGGACCAGCTCAAGTCCATCATCGAGCGCATCGAGCGGCTGGAAGAAGAGAAGAAGACGATCTCGGACGACATTCGCGACGTCTATGCCGAGAGCAAGGGCAACGGCTTCGACGTCAAGGCGCTGCGCGCCATCATCCGTTTGCGCAAGCAGGACCCGAACGAGCGCCAGGAGCAGGAGACCATCCTGGAGACCTACATGCAGGCGCTGGGGATGCTCTGA
- a CDS encoding DUF1036 domain-containing protein, with translation MLAGLLSVLALVAACLWTSPAAADFRLCNNTSSRVGIALGYKDAEGWTTEGWWNVSSRTCETLLRGNLVARYYYIYALDYDRGGEWSGQAFMCSRDKEFTIKGTENCLARGFDRTGFFEVDTGEQRAWTVQLTEANEQQPQKVPGMPGGVGPGSPGAMPGLPNPPPGAAPPGASGLPPAAPPGSKQ, from the coding sequence ATGTTGGCCGGCCTCCTGTCGGTGCTGGCGCTTGTCGCGGCCTGCCTGTGGACGAGTCCGGCGGCCGCCGATTTCCGGCTCTGCAACAACACCTCGAGCCGCGTCGGCATCGCGCTCGGCTACAAGGACGCCGAGGGCTGGACCACCGAGGGCTGGTGGAACGTGTCGTCGCGCACCTGCGAGACCTTGCTGCGCGGCAACCTTGTGGCGCGCTACTACTACATCTACGCTCTCGACTATGATCGCGGCGGCGAATGGTCCGGCCAGGCCTTCATGTGCTCGCGCGACAAGGAATTCACCATCAAGGGCACCGAAAATTGCCTGGCGCGCGGGTTTGACCGCACCGGCTTCTTCGAGGTCGACACCGGCGAGCAGCGTGCATGGACCGTCCAGCTGACCGAAGCCAACGAACAACAGCCGCAGAAAGTACCGGGAATGCCGGGCGGCGTGGGTCCAGGAAGTCCCGGGGCGATGCCGGGCCTGCCCAACCCGCCGCCGGGCGCAGCGCCTCCGGGCGCGTCTGGTCTGCCGCCAGCCGCACCACCCGGAAGCAAACAATGA
- a CDS encoding adenylate/guanylate cyclase domain-containing protein, with translation MDVPGPERRLAAVLAADMVGYSRLMEADETGTLARLKTHRIELIDPAIAKNRGRIIKTTGDGLLVEFHSVVDAVLCAAEVQSRMAKRNADVAPARWMQFRIGINLGDVIVDGADIFGDGVNVASRLETLAEPGGICISGAVRDQVGDRLEDLSFEDLGDQTVKNIARPIRVFRVHLESGARPVPEHPGAVAAPVVAKKPSIAVLPLVNMSGDPEQEFFADGLTEDIITELSRFHDLLVISRNSSFVYKGKAVKVQDVAKEFAVDYVLEGSVRKAGGRIRVTVQLIDAVADRHVWAERYDRELADIFAIQDEMTRAIVATLPGRVEAAAHDRVKRKPTDNMAAYECVLAAKVLHHRSARDDNAEAQRLLERAIVLDPNYAHAHAWRACVLGQTWVYNWCTDRDATMAQVGAELEIALKLDDNDSDVHRILAALNLNRDDHDKATFHQERALALNPNYDLVVVQQGELLTWLGRPEEGIDWIKRAMRLNPFHPERFWNHLGRACYCAEKYADAVEAFSRITRPDHTHHAFLAATFAQMGNTVAASAHAAEVLKREPTFSVAAHLTTQRYKCEPDRARYEAGLLKAGLPA, from the coding sequence ATGGACGTGCCAGGACCAGAGCGCCGGCTCGCTGCGGTCCTCGCCGCCGACATGGTCGGCTATAGCCGCCTGATGGAGGCTGACGAGACGGGCACCCTTGCGCGCCTCAAAACCCATCGCATCGAGCTGATCGATCCGGCCATCGCCAAGAATCGCGGCCGCATCATCAAGACCACCGGCGACGGCCTGCTGGTCGAATTTCATAGCGTCGTCGATGCGGTGCTGTGCGCGGCCGAGGTTCAGAGCCGGATGGCGAAGCGCAACGCCGACGTCGCGCCGGCGCGCTGGATGCAGTTTCGCATCGGCATCAATCTTGGCGACGTGATCGTTGACGGTGCCGACATCTTCGGCGACGGCGTCAACGTCGCGTCCCGCCTGGAGACGCTGGCCGAGCCCGGCGGCATCTGCATTTCCGGCGCGGTCCGCGATCAGGTCGGCGATCGCCTGGAAGATCTGAGCTTCGAGGATCTCGGCGACCAGACCGTCAAGAACATCGCGCGCCCGATCCGGGTCTTCCGCGTCCATCTCGAATCCGGTGCCAGGCCCGTTCCGGAGCACCCGGGTGCGGTGGCCGCCCCTGTCGTCGCCAAGAAGCCCTCCATCGCCGTGCTGCCGCTCGTCAACATGAGCGGCGATCCCGAGCAGGAATTCTTCGCCGACGGGCTCACCGAGGACATCATCACCGAGCTGTCGCGCTTCCACGATCTGCTGGTGATCTCGCGCAACTCGAGCTTCGTGTACAAGGGCAAGGCCGTGAAGGTGCAGGACGTCGCGAAGGAATTCGCCGTCGACTATGTGCTGGAAGGCAGCGTGCGGAAGGCGGGCGGCCGGATCCGCGTCACGGTGCAACTGATCGACGCCGTGGCCGACCGGCACGTCTGGGCCGAACGCTACGACCGCGAGCTGGCCGACATCTTCGCCATCCAGGACGAGATGACGCGCGCGATCGTGGCGACCTTGCCGGGGCGCGTCGAGGCTGCCGCGCATGATCGCGTCAAGCGCAAGCCGACCGACAACATGGCGGCCTACGAGTGCGTGCTCGCCGCCAAGGTGCTGCATCATCGCTCGGCACGGGACGACAACGCGGAGGCGCAGCGCCTGCTTGAGCGGGCCATCGTGCTTGACCCGAACTATGCCCATGCCCACGCCTGGCGGGCCTGCGTGCTCGGCCAGACCTGGGTCTACAACTGGTGCACCGACCGCGACGCGACCATGGCGCAGGTCGGCGCCGAGCTCGAGATCGCGCTCAAGCTCGACGACAATGACAGCGACGTGCACCGGATCCTCGCCGCCCTGAACCTCAACCGCGACGACCACGACAAGGCGACCTTCCACCAGGAACGCGCGCTCGCGCTCAATCCGAATTACGACCTCGTGGTCGTGCAGCAGGGCGAGCTCCTGACCTGGCTCGGGCGGCCCGAGGAGGGCATCGACTGGATCAAGCGGGCGATGCGCCTCAATCCGTTCCATCCGGAGCGGTTCTGGAACCATCTCGGCCGGGCCTGCTATTGCGCCGAGAAATACGCCGACGCCGTCGAGGCGTTCTCGCGCATCACGCGCCCCGACCACACCCATCACGCCTTCCTCGCGGCGACCTTCGCGCAGATGGGCAACACGGTGGCTGCCTCGGCCCACGCCGCCGAGGTGCTGAAGCGCGAGCCGACCTTCTCGGT